The following are encoded together in the Gemmatimonadaceae bacterium genome:
- a CDS encoding heme lyase CcmF/NrfE family subunit, which yields MIRLGEWSLWTAVLMAALASAASFAAGARRRTDWQVVGERATYLTFAGTLLAALGLWTALFQRDFGIRLVATSSSLYLSRLYTFAALWAGPAGSMLLWTLLLTLYAAVAVRFSKRTTPVLMPWVTGTLGVISLFFLATMAIGANPFERLDWIPPDGLGLNPQLQHPGMLLHIPMLYLGLVGTSVPYAFAMSALVSGHFDADWIAAVRRWITLSWFFLTIGIVLGMWWSSVTAGWGGVWAWDAAENASLLPWLSATAFLHAIVVQERRGMLRAWNVTLVVATFLLSMLCVWILRSGVSASVRVGALSPVAGWMLVFCLAATLLSAFLVHLRIGNLRSSVELESMRSREGALLSTNAVLIAVVIATLWGTLFPLVSHAVQGEGALFGPPFFNAVNGAFGIGLLALIGIGPVLNWGNDPRAAWRRAFVWPLLAGGVAFAFVLALGVRHWFALATYPLTGVAVGTITQAFVTGVAARRRTHTEGLLVAAWRLVGSDRRRYGGYVIHVGVLALLCGLAGLTFSGEHRAVLSTGESVAAIDPFGHEWTFASQGVSSFDQPDRGVVAISLAVRRDGQSMGLLTSEQQQQFDERGEPTFEPVTRIGVLMRPTQDVTLVLTSRIDKDVAAVQIHFNPLASWVWFGGLVMALGGLLMMWPRAHQPAQVWRREDAANTPPRATVSDDEVEAAIRRARDTQKSCIDCGPRPEPDAIYCSNCGVLLVAER from the coding sequence ATGATTCGCCTCGGTGAGTGGTCCCTGTGGACGGCGGTGCTGATGGCGGCTTTGGCTTCAGCGGCGTCCTTCGCGGCGGGCGCGCGGCGACGCACCGATTGGCAGGTTGTCGGCGAACGAGCAACCTATCTCACGTTTGCCGGCACATTGCTGGCCGCGCTCGGCCTATGGACCGCACTGTTCCAACGCGACTTCGGCATCAGGCTCGTCGCCACCAGCAGCAGCCTGTATCTGTCCAGGCTGTACACCTTCGCGGCGCTATGGGCCGGTCCTGCGGGGTCGATGTTGCTGTGGACGCTGCTCCTCACGTTGTACGCGGCGGTGGCCGTGCGTTTCAGCAAACGCACCACACCGGTATTGATGCCATGGGTGACCGGAACACTGGGCGTCATCTCGCTGTTCTTCCTGGCCACCATGGCGATTGGCGCGAATCCGTTCGAACGCCTCGACTGGATACCGCCCGACGGACTGGGGTTGAATCCGCAATTGCAGCATCCCGGAATGCTGCTCCACATCCCGATGCTGTACTTGGGGCTCGTCGGCACATCGGTACCGTATGCCTTTGCCATGAGCGCGTTGGTTTCCGGGCACTTTGACGCGGACTGGATTGCCGCTGTTCGGCGATGGATCACGCTGTCCTGGTTCTTCCTCACCATTGGCATTGTGCTTGGCATGTGGTGGTCCTCCGTGACCGCGGGGTGGGGCGGCGTCTGGGCCTGGGATGCCGCAGAAAACGCGTCGTTGCTTCCATGGCTCTCGGCCACGGCGTTTCTGCATGCCATCGTCGTACAGGAGCGGCGCGGCATGCTGCGCGCATGGAACGTGACACTGGTGGTCGCGACATTCCTGCTGTCGATGCTGTGCGTCTGGATTTTGCGCAGCGGGGTCAGCGCCAGCGTCCGAGTCGGAGCGTTGTCACCGGTGGCCGGTTGGATGCTGGTGTTTTGCCTGGCAGCGACACTGCTCTCTGCGTTCCTTGTGCACCTGCGCATCGGCAACCTCCGCTCCAGCGTGGAACTCGAATCCATGCGCAGTCGCGAGGGCGCGTTGCTGTCCACCAACGCTGTGCTTATCGCGGTGGTGATCGCCACGCTCTGGGGGACGCTGTTCCCATTGGTGTCCCACGCGGTCCAGGGCGAAGGGGCCCTCTTTGGTCCACCGTTCTTCAACGCCGTGAACGGCGCATTCGGCATCGGCCTGCTGGCCCTGATAGGCATCGGCCCCGTACTCAATTGGGGTAATGACCCGCGAGCGGCATGGCGACGTGCATTTGTGTGGCCGCTGTTGGCGGGAGGGGTGGCATTCGCGTTCGTGTTGGCGTTGGGCGTTCGCCATTGGTTCGCCTTGGCCACGTACCCATTGACCGGCGTTGCGGTTGGCACCATCACGCAAGCATTCGTCACCGGAGTTGCCGCGCGTCGTCGCACGCATACTGAGGGATTGCTGGTGGCGGCATGGCGCCTGGTCGGCAGCGACCGGCGCCGGTACGGCGGATACGTCATACACGTTGGCGTCCTCGCGCTGCTGTGCGGGTTGGCCGGCCTCACCTTCAGCGGCGAGCACCGCGCGGTGCTGTCGACTGGCGAATCGGTCGCGGCGATCGATCCATTTGGCCACGAGTGGACGTTTGCCAGTCAGGGCGTTTCGTCGTTCGATCAGCCGGATCGCGGAGTCGTCGCCATCAGTCTGGCCGTGCGGCGCGATGGCCAATCGATGGGATTGCTGACCAGCGAGCAACAGCAACAGTTTGACGAGCGCGGAGAGCCCACGTTCGAACCGGTTACCCGAATCGGCGTGCTCATGCGCCCCACACAGGATGTGACGCTCGTGCTGACCTCCCGGATCGACAAGGATGTGGCGGCGGTGCAAATCCACTTCAATCCGCTGGCCTCGTGGGTGTGGTTTGGCGGCCTCGTGATGGCGCTGGGCGGACTGCTGATGATGTGGCCACGCGCGCATCAGCCCGCCCAGGTCTGGCGCCGCGAGGACGCGGCGAACACGCCCCCTCGGGCAACAGTGAGTGATGACGAGGTGGAAGCCGCCATTCGACGGGCACGCGATACGCAGAAATCGTGTATCGATTGCGGACCGCGGCCGGAACCGGACGCGATTTACTGCTCGAATTGCGGTGTCCTCCTTGTGGCGGAGCGGTGA
- a CDS encoding thymidine phosphorylase, producing MLARTLIERKRDGGRIAPLEWRRLMQDYADGVVPDYQMSALAMAIYFQGLDRDETGALTDAMLHSGAALDLTHLAVPRVDKHSTGGVGDKVSLVLAPLVASLGVAVPMMSGRGLGHTGGTLDKLESIPGFRTDLSLAEATRLLERLGCALIGQTREIAPADRRLYALRDATATVESIPLISASIMSKKLAEGLTGLVLDVKRGSGAFLPELERGLTLANTMIDLGADHGCPVIALLTAMDRPLGRACGNALEVEESIMALRGEGPPDLMKLTYALGAEMLLLGGAAIDRDDARRRMEVAISSGKAARKFQEIIEAQGGDPRVVDDPGLLPQAAEVELFLAPRDGVVAQVEPRVIGRGITQLGGGRTKVEDVVDPSVGFVITARPGDIVRAGEPLGSVFARDAAGMAQGLAVLGEAIRIADEAEPPLPLISHRVTEAGVELWQE from the coding sequence ATGCTCGCACGCACGCTGATCGAACGGAAGCGCGATGGAGGGCGAATTGCCCCCCTCGAATGGCGCCGCCTCATGCAGGACTACGCCGACGGCGTGGTGCCGGACTATCAGATGTCCGCGTTGGCCATGGCGATCTACTTTCAGGGCCTCGACCGCGACGAGACGGGCGCACTCACCGACGCCATGTTGCACAGTGGTGCGGCACTCGACCTGACACACCTCGCCGTCCCGCGCGTTGACAAACACTCGACGGGCGGAGTTGGCGACAAAGTGTCGTTGGTGCTGGCACCGCTGGTTGCCTCGCTGGGCGTAGCCGTGCCGATGATGTCGGGTCGGGGATTGGGACACACCGGTGGTACGCTCGACAAGCTCGAATCGATCCCTGGGTTTCGAACCGACCTGTCGCTGGCCGAGGCCACGCGTTTACTGGAGCGACTCGGCTGTGCGCTGATTGGACAGACGCGCGAGATCGCGCCGGCCGATCGCCGCTTGTACGCGCTGCGTGACGCCACGGCCACCGTGGAGAGCATTCCGCTCATCAGTGCGAGCATCATGTCGAAGAAGCTGGCCGAGGGGCTGACCGGGCTTGTGTTGGACGTGAAGCGGGGGTCGGGGGCATTCCTGCCAGAACTCGAACGCGGCCTCACCCTGGCTAACACCATGATCGATCTCGGCGCCGATCATGGATGCCCTGTGATCGCCCTGCTGACCGCGATGGATCGCCCGTTGGGCCGCGCCTGCGGGAATGCGTTGGAAGTGGAGGAGTCGATCATGGCGTTGCGCGGCGAGGGGCCGCCCGACCTGATGAAGCTCACCTATGCACTGGGTGCGGAGATGTTGTTGCTGGGCGGCGCGGCCATCGACCGTGATGACGCGAGGCGCCGCATGGAAGTGGCCATTTCCAGTGGCAAGGCGGCCCGCAAGTTCCAGGAGATCATCGAGGCGCAGGGTGGCGATCCACGGGTGGTGGACGATCCGGGTCTGCTGCCGCAGGCGGCCGAGGTTGAGCTGTTCCTGGCACCGCGCGATGGCGTGGTAGCCCAGGTTGAGCCGCGGGTCATCGGGCGCGGCATCACGCAGCTGGGTGGTGGTCGGACCAAAGTGGAAGACGTGGTCGATCCCAGCGTGGGCTTCGTGATTACGGCCCGACCGGGCGATATTGTCCGCGCCGGTGAGCCGCTGGGCAGCGTCTTTGCCCGAGACGCGGCGGGCATGGCCCAAGGGCTTGCGGTGTTGGGCGAGGCCATCCGCATTGCTGACGAGGCCGAGCCACCGCTGCCGCTCATCTCCCATCGGGTGACCGAGGCCGGGGTGGAGCTCTGGCAGGAGTAG
- the recF gene encoding DNA replication and repair protein RecF (All proteins in this family for which functions are known are DNA-binding proteins that assist the filamentation of RecA onto DNA for the initiation of recombination or recombinational repair.), producing MLSRLVARDFRNFAHLDVVVPPRGLVIVGENGHGKTNLLEAAAYLSLLRSMRGARDLDMIRFGAPALHVRAELTAPATAHQVSVGYERTTRRKKATLDGVEQPRLTAALGALPSVGFSPADVALVAGSPGERRRYLDVALALSSRAYLSALQHYRAALLRRNTVLRQAQRDGGRGARAHDVVDQVSVWEPALAEHGAVVTAIRQQFVQGHAERFAQLAAAIGERLPVTMRYAVSSVGANTPFGDTSTARSTDAVATEYRDLYARAFTQQRPQEMRRGMTLVGPHRDELALLLGGRELRTFGSAGQQRSAAIALRLLELATLRDAIGGTPLLLLDDPFAELDLGRAGRVLTLLEATGVDQVLLAVPRIEDIPAAFTRLERRHMCDGALS from the coding sequence ATGCTGAGTCGCCTCGTCGCCCGCGACTTTCGAAACTTCGCGCACCTCGACGTCGTGGTGCCGCCGCGCGGTTTGGTGATCGTGGGCGAGAACGGGCACGGCAAGACGAATCTGCTGGAGGCGGCCGCGTATCTGTCGTTGTTGCGCTCCATGCGCGGCGCACGGGACCTCGACATGATTCGCTTTGGCGCGCCGGCGCTGCATGTGCGCGCCGAACTGACGGCGCCGGCGACCGCGCATCAGGTGAGCGTCGGGTACGAGCGCACCACGCGACGCAAGAAGGCGACGCTCGACGGTGTGGAGCAGCCGCGACTGACCGCCGCGCTTGGGGCGTTGCCGTCGGTGGGATTCTCGCCGGCCGATGTGGCACTGGTGGCCGGCAGCCCCGGCGAGCGCCGACGGTATCTCGACGTGGCTCTGGCGCTCTCCTCGCGCGCGTACCTGTCGGCGTTGCAGCACTATCGCGCCGCCCTGTTGCGTCGCAACACGGTGCTGCGACAGGCGCAGCGAGACGGTGGTCGAGGCGCGCGCGCACACGATGTGGTCGATCAGGTGAGTGTGTGGGAGCCGGCGCTCGCCGAACACGGCGCCGTCGTGACCGCGATTCGTCAGCAGTTTGTGCAGGGACACGCCGAACGGTTCGCGCAGTTGGCGGCGGCGATCGGCGAACGACTGCCGGTGACCATGCGCTACGCGGTCTCTAGCGTCGGCGCGAACACGCCGTTCGGCGACACCAGCACGGCCCGTTCCACGGACGCCGTGGCGACGGAGTATCGCGACCTCTATGCCCGTGCCTTCACCCAGCAGCGTCCGCAGGAGATGCGACGCGGGATGACGCTGGTGGGTCCGCATCGCGACGAGTTGGCGCTCCTGCTGGGCGGGCGCGAGTTGCGCACGTTTGGATCGGCCGGACAGCAACGCAGTGCGGCGATTGCCTTGCGTCTGCTGGAACTGGCCACGTTGCGCGACGCGATTGGCGGGACGCCGTTGCTGCTGCTGGATGACCCGTTTGCGGAATTGGACCTGGGTCGTGCGGGGCGCGTGTTGACGTTGCTGGAGGCTACCGGCGTGGATCAGGTGTTGCTGGCGGTGCCGCGCATCGAAGACATCCCCGCTGCGTTCACTCGGCTCGAGCGGCGACACATGTGCGACGGCGCACTGTCATGA
- a CDS encoding enoyl-CoA hydratase/isomerase family protein has protein sequence MAYQFLTFEVANRVATITVNRPEKLNALNDATIRELGMAIDEARARDDVGGILLTGAGRAFIAGADISELDGQTPLTATHRARRGQRIFRRFETSPKPVIAALNGFTLGGGCELAMACHVRIASELAKLGQPEVKLGILPGYGGTQRLPRLVGRGAALRLLLTGEMIGAAEALRLGLVDQVVAPDALIDTATALLQAMLANAPLALAACIEAVDRGAALPLEEACTLESDHFGLLSSTSDMREGMRAFLEKRAPVFTGH, from the coding sequence ATGGCTTACCAGTTCCTGACCTTCGAGGTGGCGAATCGTGTCGCCACCATCACCGTCAATCGCCCCGAAAAACTCAACGCGCTGAACGACGCGACGATTCGTGAGCTCGGGATGGCCATTGACGAGGCCCGGGCGCGCGACGATGTGGGCGGTATCCTCCTGACGGGCGCAGGACGCGCGTTCATCGCCGGTGCAGATATTTCCGAACTCGACGGCCAGACACCGTTGACCGCGACCCATCGCGCACGACGTGGCCAGCGGATTTTCCGTCGCTTTGAGACCAGTCCCAAGCCCGTCATCGCCGCGCTCAACGGCTTTACCCTGGGCGGCGGTTGTGAACTGGCCATGGCGTGCCATGTCCGCATCGCCAGCGAACTCGCCAAGCTGGGGCAGCCGGAGGTCAAGCTGGGCATCCTGCCCGGATACGGTGGCACACAGCGTTTGCCTCGACTGGTGGGACGGGGCGCGGCCCTGCGGCTGTTGTTGACCGGTGAAATGATCGGCGCCGCGGAAGCGTTGCGATTGGGGTTGGTGGATCAGGTGGTGGCGCCTGACGCACTGATCGACACGGCGACCGCGCTGTTGCAGGCGATGCTCGCCAATGCCCCACTGGCGCTGGCGGCGTGCATCGAAGCGGTGGATCGTGGGGCTGCGCTTCCGCTGGAGGAAGCGTGCACGCTGGAATCCGATCATTTCGGCCTGCTGTCCAGCACGAGCGACATGCGGGAAGGCATGCGCGCCTTTCTCGAGAAACGCGCGCCCGTGTTCACGGGCCACTGA
- the gyrB gene encoding DNA topoisomerase (ATP-hydrolyzing) subunit B yields MSDQKKRAPAALSDVLASVLQNAGLTDRVAQAGVIPEWPRLVGGQIASVTEPIGLQQDGTLIVMVTTHAWMQELSMLEPELLKSLNRDTTRPPVTKLRWIPRVWEVADGPPGKARRRTNGSRCISMSYDCLAELLAGVISGILGGCDCDAVSGVSRLPGPSRFLRTKFPPMATQDANNNQQPANGYDADSITALKGLEAVRMRPGMYIGSTSARGLHHLVFEVVDNSIDEALAGFASRISVTIHLDDSITVEDDGRGIPVGMNKAEGMPGVEMAMTMLHAGGKFDKNSYKVSGGLHGVGVSVVNALSLELKVWIKVDGKLHYMDFRRGITNTKLKVLGTVGAKETGTKVWFKPDAEIFTETTRYEWATLASRLRELSFLNKGIQITLRDERVGEQREEVFFARGGLREFVTFLNSHKKSLHQDVVYIDTDKDDIGIEMALQYNDSYADTVFSFVNNINTHEGGTHLTGFKSALTSVINKYIEKSTNLSKKDKEVRLSGDDVREGLTAVLSVKVREPQFEGQTKTKLGNSEVEGAVRSVMNELLTQYLDEHPKTANIIIDKAMSAQRAREAARKARDLTRKKSALDVANLPGKLADCSLSDPALCEIYLVEGDSAGGSAKQGRKRDFQAILPLRGKIINVEKARIDKVLSNEEIRTIITAIGAGIREDFDLQKARYHKVIIMTDADVDGAHIRTLLLTFFFRQMPELINAGFMYIAQPPLYRVAKGKDEFYAYTEKERDAYAERLGGEGKSNINIQRYKGLGEMNPDQLWKTTMDPETRTMFRVTMDDAVLADQTFQTLMGDEVEPRRLFIEANARFVSNLDI; encoded by the coding sequence ATGAGCGATCAGAAGAAGCGCGCACCGGCCGCGCTCAGTGATGTGCTGGCATCGGTGCTGCAGAACGCCGGCCTCACCGACCGCGTGGCGCAGGCTGGCGTGATTCCCGAGTGGCCCCGTCTGGTTGGCGGACAGATTGCGTCGGTGACCGAGCCGATTGGATTGCAGCAGGATGGCACGTTGATCGTGATGGTGACGACGCACGCGTGGATGCAGGAATTGTCGATGCTGGAGCCGGAATTGCTCAAGTCATTGAACCGGGACACAACCCGTCCGCCGGTGACCAAGCTGCGCTGGATTCCACGGGTTTGGGAGGTGGCCGACGGACCGCCGGGGAAGGCCCGCCGGCGCACTAACGGAAGTCGTTGCATTTCAATGAGTTACGATTGCCTCGCCGAGTTGCTTGCGGGGGTGATTTCGGGTATATTGGGGGGTTGTGATTGCGACGCAGTTTCGGGGGTCTCCCGACTGCCTGGTCCCTCCCGGTTTCTCCGCACGAAATTCCCGCCCATGGCCACTCAGGACGCCAACAACAACCAGCAGCCCGCCAACGGCTACGATGCCGATAGCATCACGGCGCTCAAAGGACTCGAGGCCGTGCGCATGCGCCCCGGCATGTACATCGGGTCGACGTCAGCGCGTGGTCTGCACCACCTCGTCTTCGAAGTCGTCGACAACTCCATCGACGAAGCCTTGGCGGGATTTGCGTCGCGCATCAGCGTCACCATCCATCTCGATGATTCCATTACCGTCGAGGACGATGGGCGTGGCATTCCGGTGGGCATGAACAAGGCCGAAGGGATGCCCGGTGTCGAGATGGCCATGACCATGCTGCACGCCGGCGGCAAGTTCGACAAGAACTCGTACAAAGTGTCCGGCGGTTTGCACGGCGTGGGTGTGTCGGTGGTGAATGCGCTGTCGCTGGAACTCAAGGTGTGGATCAAGGTGGACGGCAAGCTGCACTACATGGATTTCCGTCGCGGTATCACCAACACCAAGCTCAAGGTGCTGGGCACGGTGGGCGCGAAGGAGACCGGCACCAAGGTGTGGTTCAAGCCCGACGCCGAGATCTTCACGGAGACCACGCGCTACGAATGGGCGACGCTGGCCAGTCGGCTCCGCGAGCTGTCGTTCCTCAACAAGGGCATCCAGATCACGCTGCGCGACGAGCGCGTGGGTGAGCAGCGCGAAGAAGTGTTCTTCGCCCGCGGTGGATTGCGCGAGTTCGTGACGTTCCTGAACAGCCACAAGAAGTCGCTGCATCAGGACGTGGTGTACATCGACACCGACAAGGACGATATCGGGATCGAGATGGCGCTGCAGTACAACGACAGCTACGCCGACACGGTGTTCTCGTTCGTCAACAACATCAACACGCATGAAGGCGGCACGCACCTCACCGGCTTCAAGAGTGCGCTGACGTCGGTCATCAACAAGTACATCGAGAAGTCCACCAACCTGTCCAAGAAAGACAAGGAAGTGCGGCTCTCGGGTGACGACGTGCGTGAGGGCCTGACAGCGGTGCTGTCGGTCAAGGTGCGCGAGCCGCAGTTCGAGGGGCAGACCAAGACCAAGCTGGGCAACTCGGAAGTGGAAGGGGCGGTGCGCAGCGTGATGAACGAACTGCTCACCCAGTATCTCGACGAGCATCCGAAAACCGCCAACATCATCATCGACAAGGCGATGTCGGCGCAGCGCGCGCGCGAAGCGGCCCGCAAGGCCCGCGACCTCACGCGCAAGAAGTCCGCACTGGATGTGGCCAACCTGCCTGGCAAACTGGCCGACTGCTCGCTCTCCGACCCGGCGCTGTGCGAGATCTACCTGGTGGAAGGTGACTCCGCCGGCGGTTCGGCCAAGCAGGGTCGCAAGCGCGATTTCCAGGCCATCCTGCCGCTACGCGGCAAGATCATCAACGTGGAAAAGGCGCGCATCGACAAGGTGCTGTCCAACGAGGAAATCCGGACCATCATCACGGCCATCGGCGCCGGCATCCGGGAAGACTTCGACCTGCAGAAGGCGCGGTATCACAAGGTCATCATCATGACCGACGCCGACGTGGACGGCGCCCACATCCGTACCCTGCTGCTGACGTTCTTCTTCCGGCAGATGCCCGAGCTCATCAACGCCGGCTTCATGTACATCGCCCAGCCGCCGCTCTATCGGGTGGCCAAGGGCAAGGACGAGTTCTACGCCTACACCGAAAAGGAACGCGACGCGTACGCCGAGCGTCTGGGCGGCGAAGGCAAGAGCAACATCAATATTCAGCGCTACAAGGGTCTGGGCGAAATGAATCCCGACCAGCTGTGGAAGACCACCATGGATCCGGAAACGCGCACGATGTTCCGCGTAACCATGGACGACGCCGTGCTGGCCGACCAGACGTTCCAGACGCTGATGGGCGACGAAGTGGAGCCGCGCCGGCTGTTCATCGAGGCGAACGCGCGGTTTGTGAGCAATTTGGATATTTGA
- the mtnA gene encoding S-methyl-5-thioribose-1-phosphate isomerase: MLPVPAVAWSPDRRALRYLDQRALPAREVVRDARALDEVIDAIRTLAIRGAPAIGVGAAIGLVVALMHATDGDVRVMRTLLPGYATRLSASRPTAVNLGWAVGRMVSRAALASDHALLNALQDEADAILREDIAMCEAIGQHGLALIPDGARVLTHCNAGALATAGIGTALAPIYAAHALGRRVHVYADETRPLRQGARLTAWEMQRAGIAVTVLPDSAAAALMAAGMIDLVIVGADRIAANGDVANKIGTYGVALAAQAHGVPVYVAAPWSTVDAATAHGGIIEIEHRSADELGELPSGVHVWNPAFDVTPRALITGYLTDRGRVEPPFRSI; this comes from the coding sequence GTGCTTCCGGTACCGGCTGTCGCCTGGTCGCCCGATCGTCGGGCCTTGCGCTATCTCGATCAACGTGCCTTGCCGGCGCGCGAGGTGGTGCGCGATGCCCGTGCCCTGGATGAGGTGATCGACGCCATTCGCACGCTGGCCATACGCGGCGCGCCGGCCATTGGCGTGGGCGCGGCGATTGGTCTCGTGGTGGCCCTGATGCATGCCACCGACGGCGATGTCCGGGTGATGCGCACGCTCCTGCCCGGTTACGCCACGCGACTCTCGGCCTCCCGTCCCACCGCCGTCAATCTGGGATGGGCGGTTGGTCGCATGGTTTCGCGTGCGGCGCTTGCGTCCGATCACGCATTGCTCAACGCGTTGCAAGACGAGGCCGATGCCATCCTCCGGGAAGACATCGCCATGTGCGAGGCCATCGGGCAGCACGGACTCGCGCTGATTCCCGACGGGGCGCGGGTGCTGACCCACTGCAATGCCGGGGCGCTGGCCACGGCGGGCATCGGGACCGCGCTGGCGCCCATCTACGCCGCGCACGCGCTGGGTCGGCGTGTGCATGTGTACGCCGACGAAACGCGCCCGCTGCGCCAGGGCGCGCGACTCACCGCCTGGGAGATGCAACGGGCCGGCATCGCCGTCACGGTGCTTCCCGACAGCGCGGCCGCGGCGTTGATGGCCGCCGGAATGATCGATCTGGTCATCGTGGGCGCCGATCGCATCGCCGCCAACGGCGACGTGGCCAACAAGATCGGCACCTACGGCGTGGCACTGGCCGCGCAGGCCCATGGCGTGCCGGTGTACGTGGCGGCACCATGGAGTACGGTGGACGCGGCGACGGCCCACGGCGGTATCATCGAGATTGAACATCGGTCCGCCGATGAGCTGGGCGAATTGCCGTCTGGCGTGCACGTTTGGAATCCGGCGTTCGATGTCACGCCCCGTGCATTGATCACGGGATATCTCACCGATCGTGGCCGCGTCGAGCCGCCGTTTCGCTCCATCTGA